TAAAAATTTTAATTAAAATCAATAGAGTATAAAACTTTTGAAAAACGTAAATAGCAAATCTATTTTACAAGCTGGTGAAGTTGCATTAGTTGGTTCAGGTCCCGGTGATGCAGAATTACTGACTATTCGCGCTTTACGTTTTATTGAACAGGCAGAAGTTGCTATTTATGACCGCTTAGTCAGTGATGAAATAATGGCACTTTTACCTGCAGATTGTGAGCGCTTATATGTCGGTAAAGAACAAGCTAAGCACTGTGTTCCGCAAGATAAAATTAATGAATTATTACACCAATATGCACAACAAGGTAAAAAAGTACTTCGGCTTAAGGGTGGTGACCCCTTTATCTTTGGTCGTGGTGGTGAAGAAGCTGAATATTTATTAAAAAATGGTGTTAGTTGTCATCTTTGTCCAGGCATTACCGCGGCATCAGGCTGTACTACTTATGCAGGAATTCCATTAACCCACCGAGGTGTTGCACAAGGCTGTACTTTTATTACGGGTCATATGCAAAACGATGGACAACTTAATTTACCTTGGAAAAGTTTAAGCGATAGCAGCCAAACAGTTGTCTTTTATATGGGGATTAATACT
The Colwellia sp. Arc7-D genome window above contains:
- the cobA gene encoding uroporphyrinogen-III C-methyltransferase is translated as MKNVNSKSILQAGEVALVGSGPGDAELLTIRALRFIEQAEVAIYDRLVSDEIMALLPADCERLYVGKEQAKHCVPQDKINELLHQYAQQGKKVLRLKGGDPFIFGRGGEEAEYLLKNGVSCHLCPGITAASGCTTYAGIPLTHRGVAQGCTFITGHMQNDGQLNLPWKSLSDSSQTVVFYMGINTLPSITEQLIKHGRDANTPAALIRKGTQPEQQIFRGKISTLAALVAEHKITPPTLIVIGDVVNQLTDIALAKPGFLDAKNYQQPEQLSVKVG